One Dissulfuribacter thermophilus DNA window includes the following coding sequences:
- a CDS encoding mechanosensitive ion channel family protein, which produces MTTIYTYIHGMLPIKNLLLFAFIAVLSWLSIWITKKFIVRSLHFWIKKTKTDIDDVLVQHGVLDTLIYLAPALVIYYGSHLFPNVSPMIQRVVSAYCFFILILVIDRVLSAALSIYERYPISRKRPIKGYIQIIKIFFYVMGTVLIVCVLIDQSPWAILSGIGALTAVLLLVFRDTILSFVASIQIVTNDLIHVGDWIEMPQYGADGEVIELALHTVKVQNWDKTITTIPTYKLIQDSFKNWRGMEESGGRRIKRSILIDQLSIRFLEDEEIERLKKIKILRPYLEQKERELREYNSAHGISETDSPVNGRRLTNIGTFRAYCVAYLKEHPLIRKDMTFLVRQLPPSPQGLPLEIYVFSADTRWANYEAIQADIFDHLLSAISEFDLRVFQYPSGHDLLITRTITK; this is translated from the coding sequence ATGACAACGATCTACACATATATACATGGGATGTTGCCAATCAAGAATTTACTATTATTTGCATTTATAGCTGTTTTATCCTGGCTCAGTATATGGATTACCAAGAAATTCATTGTCCGAAGCCTCCACTTTTGGATAAAAAAGACAAAGACAGATATTGATGACGTTCTTGTACAGCATGGAGTTTTAGACACTTTAATATATCTTGCTCCGGCTCTTGTCATCTATTATGGGTCCCATTTATTTCCAAATGTGTCCCCTATGATTCAGCGCGTAGTGAGTGCGTACTGTTTTTTCATATTAATTCTCGTCATTGATAGGGTGTTGTCTGCGGCTCTTTCCATTTATGAGCGATATCCAATATCAAGAAAGAGACCAATTAAAGGCTATATCCAGATAATAAAGATATTCTTTTATGTAATGGGGACTGTGCTCATAGTATGTGTACTAATTGATCAGTCTCCATGGGCTATTTTGAGTGGAATAGGCGCCCTAACTGCAGTACTACTTCTAGTATTTAGGGATACCATACTTTCCTTTGTTGCCAGCATTCAGATTGTAACCAATGATCTCATCCATGTAGGAGATTGGATTGAAATGCCTCAATATGGGGCAGACGGTGAGGTTATTGAACTAGCCCTTCATACAGTAAAGGTCCAAAACTGGGATAAAACTATAACAACAATCCCTACTTACAAACTCATCCAGGATTCTTTTAAAAATTGGCGGGGTATGGAAGAATCTGGTGGGCGGAGGATAAAGCGATCAATATTGATTGATCAGTTGAGTATACGATTTTTAGAAGATGAAGAAATAGAACGATTAAAGAAGATTAAGATATTAAGGCCATATCTGGAGCAAAAGGAAAGAGAACTGAGAGAATACAATTCGGCCCATGGTATTTCGGAGACGGACAGCCCTGTTAACGGTAGAAGGCTCACAAACATAGGTACTTTTAGGGCCTATTGTGTTGCCTACCTTAAAGAACATCCTCTTATAAGAAAGGATATGACTTTTTTAGTCAGACAACTGCCTCCATCCCCACAGGGGCTACCATTGGAGATATACGTTTTTTCCGCTGATACAAGATGGGCGAATTATGAGGCAATTCAGGCAGACATATTTGACCACCTCTTGTCTGCAATCTCAGAGTTTGATCTTCGAGTGTTTCAATATCCATCAGGACATGATTTATTAATTACTAGAACAATAACGAAATAG
- the coaD gene encoding pantetheine-phosphate adenylyltransferase, giving the protein MKKKIVYPGTFDPVTNGHLDLIERALKIFDEVIVAIGENPLKTPIFSVEERLDLLRNTAGKDPRVKVMSFDGLVVDFAKKIGACAILRGLRAVSDFDSELQRALMNRKLSRDIETVFLMTGFRWIFISSTIVKEAAKFGGDLSGLVPKLVEERLKEKFQR; this is encoded by the coding sequence ATGAAAAAGAAGATAGTATATCCAGGGACATTTGATCCAGTAACAAATGGACATCTCGATCTCATTGAGAGGGCTCTGAAGATCTTTGATGAGGTTATTGTTGCCATTGGAGAAAACCCTTTGAAAACTCCAATTTTTTCGGTGGAAGAGCGTTTAGATCTCCTCCGCAATACTGCCGGAAAGGATCCACGAGTCAAGGTCATGAGTTTTGATGGGCTTGTAGTAGATTTTGCAAAAAAAATCGGTGCCTGTGCTATCTTGAGGGGGCTTAGGGCAGTGTCTGACTTTGATTCTGAACTTCAAAGGGCCCTCATGAATAGAAAGCTTTCTCGCGATATAGAGACAGTATTTTTGATGACTGGTTTTAGATGGATCTTTATAAGTTCAACTATTGTAAAAGAGGCAGCAAAATTTGGTGGCGATCTGAGCGGACTTGTACCAAAGCTCGTTGAAGAGAGGCTTAAAGAGAAGTTTCAAAGATAA
- the mlaD gene encoding outer membrane lipid asymmetry maintenance protein MlaD, which produces MNRYKIETAVGLFVFIGIVCIAYLTIKLGKMELIGSNYYIVYAQFDSVSGLKKDSNVEIAGVPVGRVSSIKLDPKEKIAIVGLKIAKDIKLEDDCIASIKTRGLIGDKFVKIIPGGSDTFLKPGDTIVDTESAVDIEDLIGKYVFGNVDNTNDKELQ; this is translated from the coding sequence ATGAATAGATATAAAATAGAGACAGCAGTAGGGCTATTTGTTTTTATTGGAATAGTTTGCATTGCATACCTTACAATCAAACTTGGTAAGATGGAATTGATTGGATCGAATTATTATATTGTTTATGCCCAGTTTGATTCGGTTTCTGGTCTAAAGAAAGATAGTAACGTTGAAATAGCAGGGGTCCCCGTAGGGAGGGTATCTTCTATTAAGCTGGATCCGAAAGAGAAGATAGCAATTGTGGGGCTAAAAATTGCAAAAGACATCAAACTCGAGGATGATTGCATTGCCTCAATTAAAACCCGAGGCCTTATTGGAGATAAATTTGTAAAGATTATTCCTGGCGGTTCCGATACTTTTTTAAAACCAGGAGATACCATTGTAGATACTGAATCGGCTGTGGATATAGAGGACCTTATTGGAAAGTATGTTTTTGGAAATGTAGATAATACTAATGATAAGGAGTTACAATGA
- the rsmD gene encoding 16S rRNA (guanine(966)-N(2))-methyltransferase RsmD, whose amino-acid sequence MRIIGGRIGGIRLKSPKGRGTRPTTDRVREAIFNRLEHVLLDRGGFEGKKILDLFSGTGALGIEALSRGAELAVFVESNRYVFDILRENLKISSMIDRAKPFCLDLIKRDFPWRKIKSLGPFDVIFADPPYGKGMSTMALNRVMSHDILSFGGIFVLEEEWGKGPSGESFGLRDLGARRYGRTVVHLWERRDEKEDSISRDI is encoded by the coding sequence GTGCGAATTATAGGTGGGCGGATTGGTGGAATTAGACTGAAATCTCCTAAAGGGAGGGGAACGAGGCCAACTACAGACAGGGTTAGAGAGGCTATTTTTAACCGGCTCGAACATGTGCTCCTGGACAGAGGAGGATTTGAGGGAAAAAAGATTCTAGATCTTTTTTCCGGGACAGGGGCCCTTGGCATAGAGGCCTTGTCAAGGGGCGCAGAGCTTGCTGTTTTTGTTGAATCAAATAGATATGTCTTTGATATTTTAAGAGAAAATTTAAAGATTTCTTCGATGATCGACAGGGCCAAACCCTTTTGTCTGGATCTCATTAAGAGGGACTTTCCTTGGCGAAAGATAAAAAGCCTCGGGCCCTTTGATGTTATTTTCGCAGATCCACCTTATGGAAAAGGTATGTCAACTATGGCACTAAATAGAGTTATGTCCCACGACATATTATCATTTGGCGGGATATTTGTTTTAGAAGAAGAATGGGGTAAGGGACCAAGTGGAGAATCCTTTGGTTTGAGGGATTTAGGAGCACGAAGATACGGAAGAACTGTTGTACATTTGTGGGAAAGGAGAGATGAAAAAGAAGATAGTATATCCAGGGACATTTGA
- a CDS encoding MlaE family ABC transporter permease yields MRILQELGARFLSFIDDLGGMAIFFLIGFTKALTPPFQLQKIVSQLYFIGSKSLLIIFLVGLFTGMVLGLQGYYTLVKFGSEGLLGAAVALSLIRELGPALTAIMVIGRAGSSMAAEIGIMRISEQIDALETMDIDPIRFLFSPKLVASIISFPILTAFFDVIGIIGGYLTGVVLLGINRGIYFYRIENAVELQDVTGGFIKALVFGALVAVICCYQGFYMHKRPGGFGAKGVSLATTSSVVISCVVVLIADYVLTSFLL; encoded by the coding sequence ATGCGTATTTTACAGGAACTTGGGGCTCGATTCTTGAGTTTTATTGATGACCTTGGGGGAATGGCAATATTTTTTCTTATAGGTTTTACCAAGGCACTTACACCCCCGTTCCAGTTACAGAAGATTGTTAGTCAGTTGTATTTTATAGGTTCTAAGTCCCTTTTAATCATTTTCTTAGTGGGACTTTTTACGGGTATGGTCCTAGGACTTCAGGGATATTATACTTTGGTAAAATTTGGTTCAGAGGGACTTTTGGGTGCTGCTGTGGCCCTTTCGCTGATCCGAGAACTAGGACCAGCCTTAACGGCAATAATGGTAATAGGTAGAGCAGGCTCCTCAATGGCTGCTGAGATTGGTATAATGCGAATTTCTGAACAAATAGACGCTCTTGAGACTATGGATATAGACCCAATACGTTTTTTGTTTTCACCAAAACTGGTGGCCTCTATCATAAGTTTTCCAATCTTAACCGCTTTTTTTGACGTGATAGGAATAATTGGAGGTTATCTTACAGGTGTAGTCCTACTTGGGATAAACCGAGGAATATATTTTTATCGCATAGAAAATGCGGTTGAGTTGCAGGATGTGACTGGAGGTTTTATTAAGGCATTGGTATTTGGTGCCTTGGTTGCTGTGATTTGCTGTTACCAGGGATTTTATATGCATAAGAGACCAGGAGGATTTGGAGCAAAAGGAGTGAGCCTTGCAACCACTTCTTCTGTGGTAATATCTTGTGTGGTCGTGTTGATTGCGGATTATGTCTTAACCTCATTTTTACTTTAA
- a CDS encoding MlaA family lipoprotein, which translates to MRKFVVFVGLFFLSLGQVVNSVAGTVETGIYNDVDSEGFEEYEGDQIEQISDPLEGFNRAVFTFNDRLYFWVLKPVSVGYGKVVPEIVRRGVKNFFYNLNYPMRFVGAVTQLKAKKAAMETFRFLTNTVFGLGGLIDYSGVFPDFKVSEEDTGQTLGYYGVGNGIYIVWPFLGPMSLRDTLGFSIDYFLQPVSYINPIYLSFGVRSYEVVNKTSFEIGDYEAIKKSSLDPYIAIRDAYLQYRASQVAK; encoded by the coding sequence ATGAGGAAGTTTGTTGTATTTGTTGGATTATTTTTTTTATCCCTGGGACAAGTTGTGAATTCTGTAGCTGGAACTGTTGAAACTGGTATTTATAATGACGTGGACTCTGAAGGATTTGAGGAATATGAAGGAGATCAGATTGAGCAAATAAGTGATCCGTTAGAAGGATTTAATAGAGCTGTTTTTACCTTTAATGATAGACTCTACTTTTGGGTGTTAAAGCCAGTTTCAGTTGGCTATGGCAAAGTAGTTCCTGAGATTGTGAGGCGTGGAGTCAAGAATTTCTTTTATAATTTGAATTATCCAATGAGATTTGTGGGAGCTGTCACCCAGTTGAAGGCAAAAAAGGCAGCTATGGAGACATTTAGATTCTTGACGAATACTGTCTTTGGTCTTGGAGGGCTAATAGATTATTCTGGTGTGTTTCCCGATTTCAAAGTATCTGAAGAAGATACTGGACAGACCCTTGGATACTATGGTGTTGGAAATGGAATTTATATTGTATGGCCATTCCTCGGGCCAATGAGCCTTAGAGATACTCTTGGATTCTCAATAGATTATTTCTTGCAACCAGTAAGTTATATAAACCCAATTTACTTGTCATTCGGTGTTCGTTCCTATGAGGTTGTAAATAAGACTAGTTTTGAGATTGGTGACTATGAGGCAATTAAAAAGTCTTCTTTAGATCCCTATATTGCAATTAGAGATGCCTATTTACAGTACAGGGCCTCTCAAGTTGCGAAATAG
- a CDS encoding nucleotide sugar dehydrogenase has protein sequence MQAKSVGIVGLGYVGLPLALAFGTKVRTIGFDVDKRKIESYKNGVDPAGLITQADFKASQLVKFTNDASLLNGVEMIIIAVPTPIDESKAPDLSYLEGASIITGKNLSKGTVVVYESTVYPGVTEEFCVPILEKYSGLKCGTDFKVGYSPERINPGDPDHTLEKIVKVVSAQDPQTLEFVANTYEMVVEAGVYRAPSIKVAEAAKVIENTQRDLNIALMNELALIFNRLGIDTLEVLKAAGTKWNFLPFRPGLVGGHCIGVDPYYLTHLAKRIGYHPEVILAGRRINDSMGIYVAQRTIKELLRQRIPVEQAKVAVLGVTFKENCPDIRNTRVVDIVNEIRDYGIVPKIHDPLAAKEEIKEVFSIEPETEVPLDVDALILAVPHKEYVSMLNEIVDSFKKKNKGVIMDVKSVIPLHTFKGTGIVHWRL, from the coding sequence ATGCAAGCAAAATCAGTGGGTATTGTTGGTCTTGGCTATGTTGGTCTTCCACTGGCCCTTGCCTTCGGCACAAAGGTTAGAACTATTGGCTTTGATGTAGATAAAAGAAAGATTGAAAGTTACAAAAATGGAGTTGACCCTGCAGGGCTAATTACTCAGGCAGATTTTAAGGCAAGTCAACTAGTGAAATTTACTAACGATGCGTCACTGCTCAACGGCGTTGAAATGATCATTATAGCTGTACCAACTCCTATCGATGAAAGTAAGGCCCCTGACCTCAGCTATCTTGAAGGGGCATCCATCATTACAGGCAAAAATTTGTCGAAGGGGACAGTAGTTGTCTATGAATCCACAGTCTATCCAGGGGTCACAGAAGAATTTTGCGTTCCTATTTTAGAGAAATATTCAGGGCTAAAATGCGGAACAGATTTTAAGGTAGGCTATTCTCCAGAACGAATCAATCCAGGTGACCCTGACCATACCCTTGAAAAGATCGTAAAGGTTGTGTCAGCCCAAGACCCCCAGACACTAGAATTTGTAGCCAACACTTATGAAATGGTGGTAGAGGCCGGAGTTTATAGGGCCCCAAGCATAAAGGTTGCTGAGGCAGCAAAAGTTATTGAGAATACTCAAAGGGATCTCAATATTGCCCTAATGAATGAACTAGCTCTCATATTCAACAGACTTGGTATCGATACCCTAGAGGTACTTAAAGCGGCAGGGACAAAATGGAACTTCTTGCCTTTTAGACCAGGCCTTGTTGGGGGCCACTGTATTGGGGTCGACCCCTACTATCTAACCCACCTCGCAAAACGAATTGGTTACCATCCAGAAGTCATACTCGCAGGCAGAAGAATCAATGATTCTATGGGCATATACGTTGCTCAAAGGACTATAAAAGAGCTTTTAAGACAACGAATCCCAGTTGAACAGGCAAAAGTTGCAGTGCTTGGGGTCACATTTAAAGAAAATTGTCCTGATATTAGGAATACCAGGGTAGTAGACATAGTAAATGAAATAAGGGATTATGGAATAGTACCGAAGATCCACGATCCACTTGCAGCCAAAGAGGAAATAAAGGAAGTCTTCTCTATAGAACCTGAAACAGAAGTCCCATTAGATGTCGATGCACTTATATTAGCAGTCCCTCATAAAGAATATGTTTCTATGCTTAATGAAATAGTGGATTCTTTTAAAAAGAAAAACAAAGGAGTAATAATGGATGTAAAATCAGTAATACCTTTACATACTTTTAAAGGCACAGGCATAGTACACTGGCGACTGTGA
- a CDS encoding MlaC/ttg2D family ABC transporter substrate-binding protein, whose translation MKRNSVILPIILLTVALNFGIAFANNSFKGPQQVVQTAIDSVIETLKKYPCINKADANCKKQKDRIHEIAGKFIDFDQVGKLALGRFRRHFSKEEWQEFKILFRELLENTYMKRLQEYSGEKIVFESVRRLSEVKAQVDTKVISSTKSIPVSYRLVKRDGCWKVYDILVEGVSLLKNYRQQFTSILRSKKPAYLNKLLERKVASLEKGDGGE comes from the coding sequence ATGAAAAGAAACAGCGTTATTTTACCAATAATATTACTAACAGTTGCATTAAATTTTGGAATAGCCTTTGCTAATAACTCTTTTAAGGGGCCTCAACAAGTCGTACAAACTGCTATCGATTCTGTAATAGAGACCCTCAAAAAGTATCCGTGTATAAACAAAGCAGATGCAAATTGTAAGAAACAAAAGGATAGAATCCATGAAATTGCGGGAAAATTTATAGATTTTGATCAGGTTGGAAAATTGGCATTAGGCCGTTTTAGGCGGCACTTTTCAAAGGAAGAATGGCAAGAATTTAAGATACTATTTCGAGAGTTACTAGAGAATACATATATGAAACGTCTTCAGGAATATTCTGGAGAAAAGATTGTCTTTGAAAGTGTAAGGCGACTTTCCGAAGTTAAGGCCCAGGTTGACACCAAGGTTATATCCAGCACAAAATCTATTCCTGTATCCTACAGACTTGTGAAAAGGGATGGTTGTTGGAAGGTCTATGACATCCTAGTAGAAGGTGTCAGCCTTCTAAAAAATTACAGACAGCAATTTACAAGTATTTTGCGTTCCAAGAAGCCTGCTTATTTAAACAAACTTCTTGAACGCAAAGTGGCTTCCCTTGAAAAGGGAGATGGAGGTGAGTAA
- the amrA gene encoding AmmeMemoRadiSam system protein A, producing MLKTEQKKLLIKIARDSIASELFDSPLMLPAITDKELLEPRGAFVTLKIKGSLRGCIGTFVTNKPLIEVVSDMAIQAAFHDPRFKPLSPDEFKAIEIEISVLSPLKEISSIEEIEVGTHGIYIIKGPYGGVLLPQVAVEYGWDRIQFLDQTCIKAGLYPGCWKDPDTKILIFSAEIFDETCNQSKGCQ from the coding sequence ATGTTAAAAACTGAGCAAAAAAAATTATTAATAAAAATTGCAAGGGATTCCATTGCATCTGAACTCTTTGATAGCCCATTAATGCTACCTGCCATTACAGACAAGGAACTTCTTGAGCCTCGAGGGGCATTTGTAACATTAAAAATCAAAGGTAGCCTCAGAGGCTGCATTGGCACCTTCGTTACCAACAAGCCCCTTATCGAGGTAGTGTCAGACATGGCTATACAGGCTGCGTTTCATGACCCTAGATTCAAACCCCTAAGCCCAGATGAATTTAAAGCAATAGAAATAGAGATCTCGGTCCTATCTCCTTTAAAGGAAATCAGTTCTATAGAGGAGATAGAGGTGGGCACCCATGGTATTTACATTATTAAAGGACCTTATGGAGGGGTACTGTTGCCACAGGTGGCAGTAGAGTACGGCTGGGATAGAATCCAATTTCTTGACCAGACGTGTATAAAAGCGGGCTTATATCCTGGTTGCTGGAAAGACCCTGATACCAAAATATTGATTTTCAGCGCAGAGATATTTGACGAAACGTGTAATCAATCAAAGGGGTGCCAATAG
- a CDS encoding PAS domain-containing hybrid sensor histidine kinase/response regulator — translation MLKNDLRDLPRNITICVPHECQLPGKFFLTFELQWLNPPKELLLLTIKDSNHREILKYIPIIAFTAVHGPETAILTYISPKIQEWTGRHQKEFYLDTKLIYNYVHPEDRTYAIKHLKNFFLKSKPLDITFRLLNDKGGFRWTHWSGSLMNTSHGDDFLFGVIEDVTCKKEAELALINSYERYRMIFEHSPIGIGCFDRTGKIVDCNQYLADLLKVKRDQLIGFNALSSYNPILRGMLKRTLRGEFPKYTGPYTSTISREQVYISATGIPIKDDNERVIAAIALVENMEERRGLELSLRKERDFTNAALESANILLVIADSSGNIQKINRVVAEITKRSESELVGKKIWEVLIQKSDKAAMQKAFSVALTFDKAGPIEINCETKNGAIINVSWTLTSLIDDNNAVDAIVCTGVDITERRKLESQLRTAQKMEAIGRLAGGIAHEFNNLLMAILGQCELLLMDISEEAQLRKKVMAIQKTAKRASKITRNLLAFSKKAPIALGPINLNTVANEVVALLKGWEEDGIKVSIETPSEKLVALADKDLLCQALINILSNAKDSMPNGGSIIIETGKKQFFQDEADRLQLTPGEYCYFKIRDFGCGMSREVLERAFEPFFTTKPFGEGKGLGLFLVHGIAKQLGGKVFIESSVGYGTSVYFYVPAIHEDMDILPNPDGEKVLFNPQPKDFSNLTILLVEDEDMIRETLAGHLESLGARVIKTRLGEEAINILRYSEYEPDLLIADLALLGMDGKRLLKEARAFYPELPGIIISGYPIDIAMDVDLDPELTMFLKKPFSVHDLTRAIKEILSQKLFRYCSSN, via the coding sequence TTGTTAAAAAACGACCTCAGAGACCTTCCTAGAAATATCACAATATGTGTGCCCCATGAATGCCAGTTGCCTGGAAAATTTTTCCTGACATTTGAACTACAATGGCTAAACCCACCGAAAGAATTGCTCCTTTTAACGATAAAGGATTCTAATCATCGAGAAATCTTGAAATACATACCAATTATTGCATTCACAGCTGTTCATGGTCCTGAGACAGCAATCCTTACTTATATTTCTCCCAAAATCCAAGAATGGACCGGACGGCATCAAAAGGAATTTTATCTAGATACCAAATTAATTTATAACTATGTCCATCCAGAAGATAGAACCTATGCTATAAAACACCTCAAAAATTTTTTCTTAAAAAGCAAACCGTTAGATATAACATTTCGATTATTAAATGATAAGGGTGGCTTTAGATGGACCCATTGGAGTGGATCGCTAATGAATACCTCACATGGAGATGATTTTTTATTTGGAGTTATAGAGGATGTAACTTGCAAAAAGGAGGCAGAACTTGCCCTAATCAACTCTTATGAAAGGTATCGAATGATCTTTGAACACTCCCCAATAGGCATAGGATGTTTCGATAGGACAGGAAAAATTGTTGACTGTAACCAATATCTTGCTGATCTTTTAAAGGTTAAACGAGACCAACTCATCGGGTTCAATGCCTTATCCTCGTACAATCCAATTCTCAGGGGAATGCTCAAACGCACTTTAAGGGGTGAATTTCCCAAATATACCGGCCCATACACATCCACTATTTCTAGAGAACAGGTATACATATCAGCAACAGGGATTCCCATTAAAGATGATAACGAAAGGGTCATCGCCGCAATTGCCTTAGTCGAAAACATGGAAGAAAGAAGGGGGCTTGAATTATCCCTTCGAAAAGAACGGGACTTTACCAATGCAGCTCTCGAAAGCGCTAATATCCTTTTAGTTATCGCAGACTCATCTGGTAATATACAGAAAATAAATCGAGTAGTAGCTGAGATTACGAAAAGAAGTGAATCAGAACTAGTGGGCAAGAAAATCTGGGAAGTACTTATTCAAAAAAGTGATAAGGCCGCCATGCAAAAGGCATTTAGTGTTGCCCTAACGTTTGATAAAGCAGGCCCAATCGAAATAAATTGTGAAACAAAAAATGGGGCCATTATCAATGTCTCTTGGACCCTGACTTCACTTATAGATGACAACAATGCTGTCGATGCCATAGTTTGTACAGGGGTTGACATTACGGAAAGAAGAAAACTGGAATCTCAGCTACGGACTGCGCAAAAAATGGAGGCCATAGGAAGGTTAGCCGGTGGTATTGCACATGAATTTAACAATCTTCTCATGGCAATTCTTGGCCAATGTGAACTCCTTTTGATGGATATATCCGAGGAAGCTCAATTAAGAAAAAAGGTGATGGCTATTCAAAAAACCGCTAAAAGGGCCTCTAAAATCACCCGCAATCTCCTTGCTTTTAGCAAAAAGGCTCCTATAGCTTTGGGTCCAATTAACTTAAATACAGTTGCAAATGAAGTGGTAGCACTGCTCAAAGGCTGGGAAGAAGATGGCATAAAAGTTTCAATTGAAACTCCTTCTGAAAAGCTGGTCGCTCTCGCAGATAAAGACTTACTTTGTCAGGCACTTATAAATATTTTATCAAATGCAAAAGACTCCATGCCTAATGGAGGCTCTATAATTATCGAGACAGGAAAAAAACAATTCTTCCAGGACGAAGCCGACAGACTCCAACTCACTCCTGGAGAATATTGTTATTTTAAAATCAGAGATTTTGGCTGTGGTATGAGTAGAGAGGTACTTGAGCGAGCCTTTGAACCATTTTTCACCACTAAGCCTTTTGGAGAAGGAAAAGGGCTTGGACTATTTCTTGTCCACGGAATCGCGAAACAACTTGGAGGAAAGGTTTTTATAGAGAGTTCAGTTGGATACGGAACTTCTGTGTATTTCTATGTGCCGGCTATCCATGAAGATATGGATATTTTACCTAATCCGGATGGAGAGAAGGTATTATTTAATCCCCAGCCCAAGGATTTTTCCAATCTGACTATTTTACTTGTTGAAGATGAAGACATGATAAGAGAAACTCTAGCCGGTCATTTAGAATCCCTGGGGGCAAGGGTAATCAAGACAAGATTAGGGGAAGAGGCTATCAACATTCTTCGATATAGCGAATATGAACCTGATCTACTGATAGCAGACCTTGCACTCCTCGGAATGGACGGCAAAAGACTATTAAAAGAGGCAAGGGCATTTTATCCTGAACTTCCTGGAATAATTATATCAGGCTATCCTATAGATATTGCCATGGACGTGGATCTCGATCCAGAATTGACCATGTTTTTGAAAAAGCCATTTTCAGTCCACGATTTGACTAGAGCTATCAAGGAAATACTTAGTCAAAAACTATTTCGTTATTGTTCTAGTAATTAA
- a CDS encoding ATP-binding cassette domain-containing protein yields the protein MAQKTPLIEFVDVKKAFGEKVVLDGVSCAFYEGEITTIIGKSGVGKSVFLKHIVGLLKPDSGQIRVRGVPLSKMDRESLKAFKKSISYMFQSNALFDSMTIYENIALPLVERRQLTKAQIDEKVRSKVEQLELGDVLSKYPSQISGGMQKRVALARALITDPKIVLFDEPTAGLDPLRKNAVFSMVHHYQKSFGFTGIIVSHDIPDVFYISDRVAILEGGKIIFQGSPMALEQSPDPTVKLFIGGEMGLIDELTGLLTRAEMEYRVRHEMVLREARGVPMKMGLFSVGNLEEIDEHVGHIASHKIFQCLAGELIEFFGKNVVAGRCGPSEILVLFPITGNKFSEGFLKELSQRLKKKPFLQKNTYSRVCRDFNIRGAVREFRGKKSFEEIICNLRESLKDIAALRCNRESNNE from the coding sequence ATGGCACAAAAAACACCGTTAATCGAATTTGTGGATGTGAAAAAGGCCTTTGGAGAAAAGGTTGTTTTAGATGGGGTATCATGCGCCTTTTATGAGGGTGAGATAACTACGATTATTGGTAAAAGTGGAGTAGGTAAAAGCGTTTTTTTGAAGCATATCGTGGGACTTTTAAAGCCTGATTCAGGCCAGATAAGAGTTAGGGGAGTGCCCTTATCAAAGATGGATCGTGAATCATTAAAGGCCTTTAAAAAAAGCATCAGCTACATGTTTCAAAGTAATGCCCTTTTTGATTCTATGACGATCTATGAAAATATAGCCTTGCCCTTAGTTGAAAGGAGGCAACTGACTAAGGCACAGATCGACGAAAAGGTACGCTCTAAGGTAGAGCAACTGGAATTGGGAGACGTGCTCAGCAAATATCCATCCCAGATTTCTGGAGGAATGCAAAAGAGGGTGGCCCTTGCTAGGGCATTAATAACAGATCCTAAGATAGTCCTTTTTGATGAACCTACAGCTGGCCTTGATCCACTTAGAAAAAATGCGGTTTTCAGTATGGTACATCATTATCAGAAGAGTTTTGGATTTACGGGTATTATTGTAAGCCACGATATCCCAGATGTGTTTTATATATCGGACAGAGTAGCTATTTTAGAAGGTGGGAAGATTATATTTCAGGGGTCTCCAATGGCATTGGAGCAAAGCCCAGATCCTACTGTAAAATTATTTATTGGTGGGGAAATGGGACTTATCGATGAATTAACTGGCCTCCTTACCCGAGCAGAGATGGAGTATAGAGTGAGGCATGAAATGGTTTTAAGGGAGGCTAGGGGAGTGCCTATGAAAATGGGGCTTTTTTCAGTGGGAAACCTTGAAGAGATTGATGAACACGTGGGACATATTGCAAGTCATAAGATATTTCAGTGTCTTGCCGGAGAACTTATTGAATTTTTTGGAAAAAATGTGGTTGCAGGCAGGTGCGGTCCCAGTGAAATATTAGTTTTATTTCCAATAACTGGAAATAAGTTCAGCGAAGGTTTTCTCAAGGAACTTTCGCAAAGGCTTAAGAAAAAGCCATTTTTGCAAAAAAATACCTACTCAAGAGTATGTAGAGATTTCAATATCCGAGGAGCTGTACGGGAATTCAGAGGAAAAAAATCGTTTGAGGAGATTATATGCAACCTCAGGGAGAGTCTAAAGGATATTGCTGCATTAAGGTGTAATAGGGAGAGCAATAATGAATAG